A part of Aspergillus flavus chromosome 5, complete sequence genomic DNA contains:
- a CDS encoding putative oxidoreductase, with protein MKMTAVSTYAPLVTLSEKQQTISYQEIYPEQRSEPTFANPNVQEEIRPQLGRATQRALLLKAAREQYTLVTDHAIPSISNKDEILVKIVAIGLNPIDWKGPAFNFGIPSLPWVNGRDLAGVVVKADRSSRVQEGDIVLVPSTDYRDIRKAAFQEYAIATHFNAARIPPTQSIHASASLGVAYVASALALGVSLGLDFSHASACPGPDLTEVVRQLDTDTIPADIRDECYSGLSKIEKVKPGDWIAIWGASTTTGYITLQLAKLAGLKVICVADIARHGARLVDLGADALVDRHDTQRAVDIIKGLTKGKLRYAIDIVGKDTATLLQQTLDDAVREDGSHAHLLGLTGLPKDRGSNVIYHTVPIKLFHTSPQVGERMVSWLEDLLHSGALQLPEIIRTDGGLGNVNASLELLRQGTASGKRIVVDLAG; from the exons ATGAAGATGACCGCCGTATCGACATATGCGCCTCTCGTTACGCTGAGCGAGAAGCAGCAAACTATTTCATATCAAGAGATTTACCCGGAACAGCGCTCGGAACCTACCTTTGCCAATCCTAATGTGCAGGAGGAAATCAGACCACAGCTAGGAAGGGCCACTCAGCGGGCCCTTTTGTTGAAGGCTGCGCGTGAACAGTACACACTGGTGACCGATCATGCGATtccatcaatatcaaacaaGGACGAGATCCTGGTCAAG ATTGTGGCGATTGGTTTGAATCCGATCGACTGGAAGGGCCC AGCTTTCAATTTCGGCATTCCGAGTCTACCATGGGTTAATGGGCGCGATTTAGCCGGTGTTGTCGTTAAGGCAGATAGGTCCTCACGAGTACAAGAGGGCGACATAGTTCTTGTCCCGTCCACCGACTATCGCGATATTCGAAAGGCGGCGTTCCAGGAATATGCTATCGCGACGCATTTCAATGCTGCACGCATCCCACCAACCCAAAGTATCCACGCTTCCGCCTCCTTAGGCGTTGCTTATGTGGCGTCTGCCCTTGCCTTGGGCGTCTCACTTGGATTAGACTTCTCCCACGCGTCGGCATGCCCGGGACCGGATCTCACAGAAGTGGTTCGCCAGTTAGATACTGATACTATCCCAGCTGATATCAGAGATGAGTGTTATTCTGGTCTCTCCAAGATTGAAAAGGTCAAGCCCGGTGACTGGATCGCCATCTGGGGAG CCTCTACCACCACTGGATACATCACGTTACAACTTGCTAAGCTAGCTGGGCTGAAAGTGATCTGCGTGGCAGATATTGCCCGTCACGGTGCGAGACTGGTTGATCTAGGGGCCGATGCTCTAGTGGACCGACACGACACCCAGCGCGCAGTCGACATCATCAAAGGATTGACAAAGGGAAAGCTCCGATATGCCATTGACATCGTCGGCAAAGACACTGCAACTCTACTTCAACAAACGCTTGACGATGCTGTCCGCGAAGACGGGTCGCACGCTCATCTCCTGGGCCTAACAGGTCTCCCCAAGGATAGAGGCTCCAATGTCATCTACCATACAGTTCCGATTAAATTGTTCCATACGTCGCCGCAGGTGGGGGAGCGGATGGTCTCCTGGCTGGAGGATCTATTACATTCGGGCGCTCTACAACTACCAGAGATTATTCGCACGGACGGAGGCTTGGGTAATGTTAATGCGTCGTTAGAACTGCTTCGACAAGGTACAGCGTCGGGGAAGCGGATTGTCGTTGATCTTGCGGGATAG
- a CDS encoding coenzyme dependent N5,N10-methylene tetrahydromethanopterin reductase (xenobiotic compound monooxygenase, DszA family), with protein sequence MGSIDKPKKQLILNAFAMQSPSHLNPGLHRYPKDQGGAYKSLQHWVTLAQKLEAAKFHAIFFADVLGGYDVYKGPANLDPTIPAGAQFPINDPLYSVPAMAAATESIGFGVTASTTYDAPYALARRFSTVDHLTNGRVGWNIVTSYLDSAARNFGLNTQVEHDERYRIADEYLDVTYKLWEGSWRDDAVNVKDGVAGYADPKAVRQINHEGKYFNVPGPHLCEPSPQRTPFLLQAGTSTAGKAFAAKHAEAIFLHGQKPELVRPSVDNVRQQAQAQGRDPASIKVVAGILAIVAETDEAAHAKFAELAQYGDPEGALALFGGWSGYDLSKYEDDQDFRFVEQPAIRSMVNHWASTVPGTEGKKWDKKTISEYLIMGGNGAKVIGSAKTVADELERWVEVGDVDGFNLSYASIPETFDDIIKYLIPELQKRGIFHTDYAVKGGTFRENMYGEKGQARLPQSHPGAKYVWHAGEETPKYALEKNT encoded by the coding sequence ATGGGTTCAATCGATAAACCCAAGAAACAACTCATCCTCAATGCATTTGCCATGCAATCACCCTCTCACCTGAACCCAGGTCTCCACCGTTACCCAAAGGACCAAGGCGGCGCCTACAAATCGCTCCAGCACTGGGTAACCCTAGCACAAAAGCTCGAGGCCGCCAAATTCCACGCGATCTTCTTCGCCGATGTGCTAGGAGGATATGATGTCTACAAAGGTCCAGCCAACCTCGATCCAACCATCCCTGCGGGCGCGCAATTCCCCATCAACGACCCACTGTACAGTGTTCCCGCGATGGCGGCTGCGACCGAGTCGATCGGGTTCGGCGTAACGGCATCGACGACCTACGATGCTCCCTATGCGCTCGCTCGAAGATTCTCAACTGTTGACCACTTGACCAACGGTCGCGTGGGATGGAATATTGTGACCTCGTACTTGGATTCCGCAGCGCGTAATTTCGGCCTGAATACGCAGGTTGAGCACGACGAGCGCTATCGTATTGCAGATGAATACCTCGATGTCACATACAAACTCTGGGAGGGATCCTGGCGCGACGATGCTGTTAATGTCAAGGATGGAGTGGCCGGGTATGCCGATCCCAAAGCTGTCAGGCAGATTAATCACGAAGGAAAATATTTCAATGTCCCAGGACCACATCTGTGTGAGCCAAGTCCGCAGCGCACGCCTTTCCTGCTACAAGCCGGTACCTCCACCGCAGGCAAGGCCTTTGCGGCAAAGCACGCCGAGGCTATTTTCTTACACGGTCAAAAGCCCGAGCTAGTGCGACCGTCCGTCGATAATGTTCGCCAGCAGGCGCAGGCACAGGGTCGGGATCCCGCTTCTATCAAGGTTGTGGCTGGTATTCTGGCTATTGTGGCCGAGACTGATGAGGCGGCTCATGCGAAGTTCGCTGAGCTGGCTCAGTATGGAGATCCCGAGGGCGCTCTCGCTCTTTTCGGTGGATGGTCAGGTTATGACTTGTCGAAATATGAGGACGACCAGGATTTCCGGTTCGTGGAGCAGCCTGCGATCCGTAGTATGGTAAATCATTGGGCTAGTACAGTACCAGGGACTGAGGGCAAGAAATGGGACAAGAAAACTATCTCCGAATATCTGATTATGGGAGGAAATGGGGCGAAGGTTATTGGAAGCGCGAAGACAGTCGCGGATGAATTGGAGCGGTGGGTTGAAGTTGGCGATGTGGATGGGTTCAATCTGAGCTATGCCTCAATCCCTGAGACCTTTGAtgatattataaagtatttGATCCCAGAGTTGCAAAAGCGAGGGATCTTCCACACGGATTATGCCGTCAAGGGAGGCACATTCCGCGAGAACATGTATGGGGAGAAGGGACAGGCACGACTGCCTCAATCTCACCCAGGGGCTAAGTATGTCTGGCATGCAGGAGAGGAGACCCCAAAGTACGCGTTAGAAAAGAACACATGA